A window of Gemmatimonadota bacterium contains these coding sequences:
- a CDS encoding Gp138 family membrane-puncturing spike protein, translated as MSSLNNEITWDNITSVFRFVLSQWRKGLHTCLPGIVETYDAATRRAKVRFALRQVRTDGKEVEKAPLVNVPVVFPSGGGFTFTFPLAEGDPVWLMFSERGLSAFKKTFELATPAMGRFHDQSDAVAIPGFGALQITPADTDASAWQTEDGSKSVRLRDDGVEIHAGNTEVLVREDGNVTINVASADKVHLGGESGDELATKTFVRDQFNRHIHQTPMGPTAIPTILSPLTPGSDVTKKTKGE; from the coding sequence GTGAGCAGCCTGAACAACGAAATCACCTGGGACAACATCACATCCGTCTTCAGGTTCGTCCTGTCCCAGTGGCGCAAGGGCCTCCACACGTGCCTGCCCGGTATCGTGGAGACCTACGATGCAGCGACGCGGCGGGCGAAGGTGCGGTTCGCCCTGAGGCAGGTTCGCACCGACGGGAAGGAGGTGGAGAAGGCCCCCCTGGTCAACGTCCCGGTGGTGTTTCCGTCCGGCGGCGGGTTCACATTCACGTTCCCCCTGGCCGAAGGGGATCCCGTATGGCTCATGTTCTCGGAAAGAGGACTGTCCGCCTTCAAGAAAACCTTCGAGCTGGCTACGCCGGCCATGGGCCGGTTCCATGACCAGTCCGACGCTGTGGCTATCCCCGGCTTTGGGGCCCTGCAGATAACGCCGGCCGACACGGACGCGTCCGCCTGGCAGACCGAGGACGGATCCAAATCGGTCAGGCTTCGGGATGACGGAGTGGAGATCCATGCGGGCAATACCGAAGTACTGGTCCGTGAGGACGGCAACGTGACCATCAACGTGGCCTCGGCCGACAAGGTTCACCTGGGGGGCGAAAGCGGCGACGAGCTGGCCACCAAGACGTTCGTCCGCGACCAGTTCAACAGGCACATACACCAGACGCCCATGGGACCGACGGCCATCCCGACCATA